From the genome of Vicia villosa cultivar HV-30 ecotype Madison, WI linkage group LG2, Vvil1.0, whole genome shotgun sequence, one region includes:
- the LOC131653551 gene encoding alcohol-forming fatty acyl-CoA reductase-like codes for MEEIGSILHFLEDKTILVIGATGFLAKIFLEKVLRVQPNVKKLFLLLRASDDKSAASRLQNEILAKDLFNSLKEKLGTNFKSFISEKLTLVAGDITCEDLGLKDSILREDILSQTDVIINLAATTNFYERYDIALGLNTFGVKHVISFAKECIKLKVLVHVSTAYVCGEGSGLILESPYVFGDSLNGVAGLDVNAEKKLITEKLGELREKGANEREIKVAMRDLGITRAKVYGWPNTYVFTKAIGEMFVEQLKGNLSVVILRPAIVTSTLKEPFPGWVEGVRTIDSLGVAYGKGKLTCFLGGLECVVDAIPADMVVNAMLVAMVAHANQPSDHIIYHVGSSVRNPVRYLNLKDYGFRYFTANPWINKDGTAVKVGKVTVLTDMDSFQRYVFIRYLLPLQGLKLVNTALCQYFQGTYLELKRKIQVVMQLVELYRPYLFFKGVFDDINTEKLRLAARESGTETDLFYFDPKDIDWDDYFMNTHIPGIVKYIFK; via the exons ATGGAAGAGATAGGAAGCATACTCCACTTTCTTGAAGACAAGACCATTTTAGTTATTGGTGCCACTGGTTTTCTTGCAAAAA TATTTTTGGAGAAGGTATTGAGAGTTCAACCAAATGTTAAAAAGCTTTTTCTTCTTTTAAGAGCTTCTGATGACAAATCTGCAGCTTCTCGTTTGCAGAATGAG ATATTAGCAAAGGACCTGTTTAATTCACTAAAAGAAAAATTGGGTACCAATTTCAAGTCCTTTATTTCTGAAAAGTTGACTTTGGTGGCTGGAGATATCACTTGTGAAGACTTGGGTTTGAAGGATTCCATTTTAAGGGAAGACATTTTGTCTCAAACAGATGTTATTATCAATCTAGCTGCAACTACTAACTTTTATGAAAG GTATGATATAGCATTGGGTCTAAATACATTTGGAGTTAAGCATGTAATTAGCTTTGCCAAAGAATGTATCAAACTTAAAGTGCTTGTTCATGTATCAACAG CTTATGTGTGTGGTGAAGGAAGTGGGTTGATTCTAGAAAGTCCCTATGTTTTTGGTGATTCACTAAATGGTGTTGCTGGATTAGATGTTAATGCAGAAAAGAAATTAATAACAGAAAAGTTAGGTGAGTTAAGAGAGAAGGGAGCCAATGAACGTGAAATTAAAGTGGCCATGAGAGACTTAGGTATTACAAG GGCAAAAGTGTATGGCTGGCCAAACACATACGTATTTACAAAAGCAATCGGGGAGATGTTCGTGGAACAATTGAAAGGAAATTTATCAGTTGTCATTTTACGACCAGCCATTGTCACAAGTACACTCAAAGAACCTTTCCCCGGTTGGGTCGAGGGAGTCAg AACCATAGACAGTTTAGGCGTTGCTTATGGAAAAGGAAAACTAACATGTTTCCTCGGAGGTCTCGAATGCGTTGTCGACGCA ATACCAGCAGACATGGTGGTGAATGCAATGCTAGTAGCTATGGTGGCTCATGCAAATCAACCTAGTGATCATATCATATACCACGTGGGTTCCTCCGTTAGAAACCCGGTGAGATACCTTAACCTAAAGGATTATGGATTCAGATATTTCACAGCAAAtccatggataaacaaagatggAACAGCTGTTAAGGTTGGAAAAGTAACCGTATTAACCGACATGGATAGTTTCCAACGATACGTCTTCATTCGCTACCTTCTTCCATTACAG GGGCTGAAACTGGTGAATACAGCATTATGCCAGTATTTTCAAGGAACTTATCTTGAGCTGAAAAGGAAGATCCAAGTTGTGATGCAGTTGGTGGAACTTTATAGACCTTACTTATTCTTCAAGGGCGT ATTTGATGATATAAACACAGAAAAGTTGCGGTTGGCAGCAAGAGAAAGTGGGACAGAGACAGATTTATTTTACTTCGACCCCAAAGATATTGATTGGGATGATTACTTTATGAACACACATATCCCTGGCATTGTCAAGTACATTTTCAAGTGA